In one window of Desulfonatronospira thiodismutans ASO3-1 DNA:
- the ruvB gene encoding Holliday junction branch migration DNA helicase RuvB has product MNSSTNDEHVRPHTLDQFVGQEDVRSNLKVYLGAALERGLHLDHTLLYGNPGLGKTTMARILAGELGVNIVCTTGPVLERSADLAAILTNLSRNDVLFIDEIHRMPATVEEILYPALEDFKLDLILGQGPGARTVKIDLEPFTLVGATTRIGLLTSPLRDRFGVICRLDFYAPEELATIVERSARILGINITSDGALEIGRRSRGTPRIANRLLRRVHDFAVVGRQEVIDSQVASRALKRMDVDPLGLDQMDRKILDCIIRQFAGGPVGVKTVAVACSEEVRTLEDIYEPYLIQCGFLKRTPRGRVATPRAYEHLNLPV; this is encoded by the coding sequence ATGAACAGCAGTACCAACGACGAGCACGTAAGGCCTCACACTCTTGACCAGTTTGTAGGCCAGGAGGATGTACGCTCCAACCTCAAGGTCTACCTCGGAGCTGCCCTGGAAAGAGGGCTGCATCTGGATCACACCCTGCTTTACGGCAACCCCGGACTGGGCAAGACCACCATGGCCAGGATTCTGGCCGGAGAACTGGGGGTGAATATTGTCTGCACCACCGGACCGGTTCTGGAGAGAAGCGCTGATCTGGCTGCCATTCTGACCAACCTGAGCAGAAATGATGTCCTGTTCATCGATGAAATACACCGCATGCCGGCCACAGTAGAAGAAATTCTCTACCCTGCCCTGGAGGATTTCAAGCTGGATCTTATCCTGGGTCAGGGACCCGGGGCCAGGACGGTAAAGATCGACCTGGAACCATTCACCCTGGTGGGGGCGACCACCAGGATCGGGCTTTTAACCTCCCCCCTGCGGGACCGCTTCGGGGTCATCTGCAGGCTGGACTTTTATGCCCCTGAGGAACTGGCCACCATAGTGGAACGCTCCGCAAGGATCCTTGGAATCAACATAACCTCTGACGGTGCCCTGGAAATCGGCAGACGTTCCAGGGGCACCCCGCGAATAGCCAACCGCCTGCTTCGAAGGGTGCATGATTTTGCAGTGGTGGGCAGGCAGGAGGTCATCGACTCTCAGGTGGCATCCAGGGCACTCAAGCGCATGGATGTTGATCCCCTGGGCCTGGACCAGATGGATCGCAAGATCCTGGACTGCATCATCCGCCAATTCGCAGGCGGTCCTGTGGGAGTCAAGACAGTAGCTGTGGCCTGTTCAGAAGAAGTCCGCACCCTGGAAGACATTTACGAACCGTATCTCATCCAGTGCGGATTTTTAAAACGCACCCCCAGGGGCAGAGTGGCCACTCCCAGGGCATACGAACACCTCAACCTACCGGTTTGA